The Planktothrix sp. FACHB-1365 genome has a segment encoding these proteins:
- a CDS encoding SGNH/GDSL hydrolase family protein, with amino-acid sequence MLVKHETGLSEVQATMMNISTASRFFALSVGGSIAFTITGVNTAQAATFSSLNIFGDSLSDPGNIYNWTGGLIPDPPAAYYQGHFSNGPIWTEYLAEDLGLNPSLYTLGIASSQGVNYAFGGATTGSTNIINKLNTELPPLPGVQTQVLYAQQNKPADPNGLYILWAGGNDYTYDGNKNTTGVVDNLSVAINDLYKSGARNFLIGNLPDLSKTPLGSSGVLVPVDELQDTVKDHNALLKKEVKDLNQSLFNSNIALFDVNALFKDVIKKPSKYGLENVSNGCLLVGCTNPDEYLFWDNFHPTTAGHKLIADAAYATLEKEFGSKSVPEPSTVLALTGLGLGLLLKTKKIGVKK; translated from the coding sequence ATGTTAGTTAAACATGAAACCGGGCTATCTGAGGTGCAGGCTACCATGATGAATATTTCTACTGCTAGTCGTTTCTTCGCTCTTTCCGTTGGCGGAAGTATTGCATTTACAATTACGGGAGTCAATACTGCACAAGCCGCAACATTTAGCAGTCTTAACATTTTTGGGGATAGTTTGAGTGATCCGGGTAATATTTATAATTGGACAGGTGGGTTAATTCCCGATCCTCCAGCAGCTTATTATCAAGGACATTTTTCTAATGGCCCCATCTGGACAGAGTATTTAGCAGAAGATTTAGGACTCAACCCAAGTCTTTATACCCTTGGAATTGCTTCAAGTCAAGGCGTTAATTATGCTTTTGGTGGAGCAACTACAGGAAGTACAAATATTATTAATAAGCTGAACACTGAGCTTCCCCCATTACCTGGTGTACAAACTCAAGTCCTATATGCACAACAAAATAAACCGGCTGATCCTAATGGTTTGTATATTCTTTGGGCTGGAGGAAATGATTATACCTATGATGGTAATAAAAATACGACAGGGGTTGTTGATAATTTATCTGTAGCGATCAATGATTTATACAAGAGCGGCGCCAGAAATTTCTTAATTGGAAATTTACCCGATTTAAGCAAAACTCCTTTAGGAAGTAGTGGTGTATTAGTTCCAGTTGATGAATTACAAGACACGGTAAAAGATCATAATGCTTTACTTAAAAAAGAAGTTAAAGACTTAAATCAATCATTGTTTAATTCTAACATCGCCCTATTTGATGTTAATGCTTTATTCAAAGATGTGATTAAAAAACCATCTAAATATGGGCTAGAAAATGTGTCTAATGGTTGTTTATTAGTCGGTTGTACTAATCCCGATGAATATTTATTCTGGGATAATTTTCACCCGACAACGGCAGGTCACAAATTGATAGCGGATGCTGCTTATGCAACTCTTGAAAAAGAATTTGGCTCTAAGTCTGTTCCTGAACCCAGTACCGTATTGGCTTTAACTGGATTAGGGTTAGGATTACTTTTGAAAACAAAAAAAATCGGAGTTAAAAAATAG
- a CDS encoding site-specific DNA-methyltransferase, with amino-acid sequence MSQKQRLELTWIGKEIRPKLEPRILLQDPDKSYHATHRMSENDSFDNRLIFGDNLLALKALESEFAGKVKCVFIDPPYNTGSAFEHYDDGVEHSIWLSLMRDRLEIIRHLLSEDGSLWMTIDDHEAHYLKVICDEIFGRNNFISNIIWEKADSPRMDAQFFSTRHDHILVFAKNKTKFVINKISVNEEGLAKHYDKVDETGRPYYLKPLRAMGGDDSREARPTLFFPLTAPDASDVFPIRKDGSEGRWRWSQERTESDQHLIEWIKSRKGWSPYYRIYGDVKSFRPPETIWNHTDVGSNRTSKAEIKTIFNHIKAFDTPKPEKLIQRIISLATNPNDLVLDSFAGSGTTGAVAHKMGRRWIMIELGEHCHTHIIPRLKKVIDGEDQGGISKTVNWKGGGGFRYYHLVPCLLEKDKWGK; translated from the coding sequence ATGAGTCAGAAGCAAAGATTAGAATTAACTTGGATTGGTAAAGAAATTCGCCCTAAGTTGGAGCCGCGAATTTTGCTGCAAGATCCAGATAAATCCTATCATGCGACTCATCGGATGAGTGAAAATGATAGTTTTGATAATCGCTTGATTTTTGGGGATAATTTGTTAGCTCTCAAGGCGTTAGAGTCAGAGTTTGCAGGAAAAGTTAAATGTGTTTTTATTGATCCGCCCTACAATACCGGATCAGCTTTTGAACATTATGATGATGGCGTAGAACATTCGATTTGGTTGTCTTTAATGCGCGATCGCTTAGAGATTATTCGCCATTTATTATCAGAGGATGGATCGCTGTGGATGACGATTGATGATCATGAAGCCCATTATTTGAAAGTGATATGTGATGAAATTTTTGGAAGAAATAATTTTATCTCAAATATTATATGGGAAAAAGCCGATAGTCCCAGGATGGATGCACAATTTTTTTCTACAAGACATGACCATATTTTAGTTTTTGCCAAAAACAAAACAAAGTTTGTCATTAATAAAATATCAGTGAATGAAGAAGGTTTAGCCAAACATTATGATAAAGTTGATGAAACCGGAAGACCTTATTATTTAAAACCTCTTAGAGCAATGGGAGGAGATGATTCAAGAGAAGCTAGACCGACCTTATTTTTTCCACTGACTGCACCAGACGCTTCTGATGTTTTTCCTATTAGAAAAGATGGGAGTGAGGGGAGATGGCGATGGAGTCAAGAGAGAACTGAATCTGATCAACATTTAATTGAGTGGATTAAAAGTAGAAAGGGTTGGTCTCCTTATTATCGTATTTATGGAGATGTTAAATCCTTTCGCCCTCCAGAAACGATTTGGAATCATACAGATGTGGGCAGTAATCGAACCTCAAAAGCAGAAATAAAAACTATATTTAATCACATTAAGGCATTTGATACTCCTAAACCCGAAAAATTAATTCAGCGTATTATTTCTTTAGCAACTAATCCTAATGATCTTGTTCTTGATTCCTTTGCAGGCTCAGGAACAACAGGTGCAGTCGCGCATAAAATGGGAAGACGTTGGATTATGATTGAACTGGGAGAACATTGCCATACCCATATTATTCCCCGACTTAAAAAAGTCATTGATGGCGAAGATCAAGGGGGAATTAGTAAAACAGTAAACTGGAAAGGAGGCGGTGGATTTCGATACTATCACCTTGTACCCTGTCTACTGGAAAAAGATAAATGGGGAAAGTAG
- a CDS encoding pyridoxine 5'-phosphate synthase, producing the protein MPTLGVNIDHIATIRQARRTVEPDPVGAAIIAELAGADGITVHLREDRRHIQDRDVRLLRQTVRTHLNLEMATTDEMVAIALDIKPDYITLVPERREEITTEGGLDIAGQIPRMTDVVNTLQSAGIPVSLFIDANPQQIEASAQVKAKFIELHTGCYAEAKGEDQARELEILATGCQLALEAGLRVNAGHGLTYWNVYPVAAIEGMEELNIGHTIISRAVLVGLDQAVREMKQAINGKL; encoded by the coding sequence TTGCCGACTTTAGGAGTCAATATTGATCATATTGCGACCATTCGCCAAGCCCGTCGCACCGTTGAACCCGATCCTGTTGGGGCGGCTATCATTGCTGAATTAGCGGGGGCTGATGGCATTACGGTGCATTTACGCGAAGATCGACGCCATATTCAAGATCGAGATGTGCGACTATTGCGACAAACGGTAAGAACCCATCTGAATTTAGAAATGGCGACGACCGATGAAATGGTGGCGATCGCATTGGACATCAAACCCGACTATATTACCTTAGTTCCCGAACGTCGGGAAGAAATTACCACCGAAGGGGGGTTAGATATTGCGGGACAAATTCCTCGGATGACCGATGTTGTTAACACCCTACAGAGTGCTGGAATTCCGGTGAGTTTGTTTATTGATGCCAACCCTCAACAAATTGAAGCCTCAGCCCAAGTTAAGGCGAAATTTATTGAACTGCATACGGGATGCTATGCGGAGGCGAAAGGGGAAGACCAAGCCAGAGAATTAGAGATTTTAGCCACTGGATGTCAGTTAGCCTTAGAAGCGGGACTGCGGGTAAATGCGGGTCACGGGTTAACGTATTGGAATGTTTACCCCGTTGCGGCAATAGAAGGGATGGAAGAACTCAACATTGGTCATACAATAATAAGTCGGGCAGTTCTCGTTGGCCTGGATCAGGCTGTTCGAGAAATGAAACAAGCGATAAACGGGAAACTCTAA
- a CDS encoding ABC transporter ATP-binding protein has product MKTSISTQPENQNLQPKPVIIHLENVTKVYGMGDIQVQALKGVTLTVEQGEYCSIMGASGSGKSTAMNIIGCLDRPSTGSYYLDGVNVAKMSENNLAKIRNIKLGFVFQQFHLLPQLSALDNVILPMMYAGIPAAERRERAKKALIRVGLENRLNNKPNQLSGGQQQRVAIARAIVNRPVLLLADEPTGALDSQTTQEVMDIFTELNASGMTVVMVTHEPDVARQTRRIVWFKDGEVIHSHLKPNDLHSAIF; this is encoded by the coding sequence ATGAAAACATCAATTTCCACCCAACCCGAAAATCAAAATTTACAACCCAAACCTGTTATTATTCATTTAGAAAATGTCACCAAAGTTTATGGCATGGGTGATATTCAAGTTCAGGCGTTAAAAGGGGTAACTTTAACGGTAGAACAAGGAGAATATTGTTCTATTATGGGGGCATCGGGTTCGGGAAAATCAACAGCAATGAATATTATCGGTTGTTTAGATCGTCCCTCCACAGGTTCCTATTATTTGGATGGGGTAAATGTGGCAAAAATGTCGGAAAATAATTTAGCCAAAATTAGAAATATTAAATTAGGATTTGTTTTCCAGCAATTCCATCTTTTACCCCAATTGAGTGCCTTAGATAATGTAATTTTACCGATGATGTATGCAGGAATTCCCGCCGCAGAACGTCGAGAACGGGCTAAAAAAGCGTTAATTCGAGTGGGGTTAGAAAATCGATTAAATAATAAACCCAATCAACTCTCAGGGGGTCAACAACAACGGGTCGCCATCGCTCGTGCGATTGTTAATCGTCCGGTGTTATTATTAGCAGATGAACCCACGGGAGCGTTAGATTCTCAAACGACTCAAGAAGTTATGGATATTTTTACAGAATTAAATGCCAGTGGAATGACCGTTGTAATGGTGACTCATGAACCCGATGTTGCCCGTCAAACTCGTCGCATTGTTTGGTTTAAAGATGGGGAAGTAATTCATTCCCATCTTAAGCCCAATGATTTACACAGTGCTATTTTTTAA
- a CDS encoding sacsin N-terminal ATP-binding-like domain-containing protein, with the protein MSTARQLIENIFDNIGISEGDSEKIARALHLLTVDQYTETERFIFELLQNADDLPNQNQPVEVIFVFLPNHLLVLHNGQAFNDSNVVAICNISKSTKSNDLEQTGYKGIGFKSVFLDSKCVYINSGEFSFKFDQNYTEHKFEKEKTPWQIKPIWVDKQQYPQEIQTYADFFQYPVSTALTVSKEKIGEYKSKIKKLFEDPRIILFLRHVTSIQVRGLTNFNRNDIAIKKIKQGDCYQINSNGTITNWLVQDFKFEVPQKLRDDMENDRKVPEKLKSVQQSKVSFAAQIVNNQLLGVSKNQSILFTYLPTNVQDYQFPFLVNADFLTIANRQSIHIDNKWNGFIFEKIGYFIFEWIAQLANHEKYRDFITAIIPPKFTTTDPTILQQEFNTGFDLAIQKIAFIPSEDGNRLLKTSEAIVDETEIIKIVSPKILLSYLDVNRNFVLTSLQNKQKIKSLKNIEVFTTKDLANFLKKSGEFRKYLESSPDFNFELINHIYILSHNLNTDDLISVDFILDEDSCLKQPQTLYFQISEQEKQSLGFTKIHFLHPEIDIKINQNKFLYSWVKQSLKINNFSGLSFLRQRIRQNHLTPDSNSVDDFIAYTRFIFKYRKELTQQELLKLGALPLLYQDSKNKYYHISANQCHLSDFYSQMSIEPLAKIIGIDRFKFIISNYYQNSDQVQEWEGFFKSIGVIILDRLGILRTVIIPMIKAKEVNEKNTLVLTRFIFEVSLHQPLNDEDIIHLINLPLSTNNGLKAACQCQILADTQPLAANSSLTNISSLNILSSAYYQNLEKVPQFNRFLSNIGVQCLNEIDIIKNKINQFVDNPQLITAANAISIGREIFNYRNQLTENEFKQLSNLNLLLKDGKSLAKANLCYLPQEYRPAQNLELIYQGTGFSNFVSPLYPEANELEEWKKFLHQIGAAEKIKLAMFYPDQKFTLKDNRSDEKLTLYIKSLKEINPNYTHISNWLYILDGKYFSNYNYAIQMWSYINNDWKTLNINKKSILWQNETKLGEVPSFFEFYIRENPSIPCTDNTCHAPYKGVYSNSLNTVIADCYPVFALGINSEIESFFGIKQSLNLETFLVILEDIAKKYPNERIDQLKRYNETISLLNYCLRKGVTEDEQQKVQEWSKNKGKLLAHNDQFVSIDKLFYLNPGFDLPPKNNKNLINLQKSILESDDIQNLFSIFGIQPMTKDDMKVVAVNEQPDEILLNLIKERAILIDIFLNQSSYNNLQEFICNRVHQVKFCKADKILLKIDKIDYQESIPNHYDEPNFSLHYVKRWNSIKNVKIGDLLLKLLGLSSSKINSQILLRLLDDEIEDVIEYLREHDCDLSRLPKKLLVSVSEDLEESNIFDSQRQVEKESTIPDQSKVRSPDGTGDPDTGIWGEEQARLFYESLGYKVKKEDDFSRVGFDFTCIKILPSSKVKRVYSEVKTISYETPIIRLKEYQWKCMQSDKQDYYELLIVVHRSKTIIEIIQINPLLAVLNRQLRSLYALSKTDEEYKRNVEVLIGFQQNEKGDSQEILINWQRLFKSIKDLGIKIHPQGIPKE; encoded by the coding sequence ATGTCTACGGCTCGCCAACTCATTGAAAATATATTTGACAATATTGGCATTTCCGAAGGAGACTCAGAAAAGATTGCTAGAGCTTTACATCTTCTTACAGTTGATCAGTACACAGAAACAGAACGTTTTATTTTTGAACTTTTACAAAATGCTGATGATTTACCAAACCAAAATCAACCAGTTGAGGTAATATTTGTTTTTCTCCCTAATCATCTTCTAGTCTTACATAATGGTCAAGCCTTCAATGATAGTAATGTTGTTGCTATTTGTAATATTTCTAAAAGCACTAAATCAAACGACTTAGAGCAAACAGGGTATAAGGGAATTGGGTTTAAATCAGTGTTCTTAGATTCTAAATGTGTTTATATTAATTCAGGAGAGTTTTCTTTTAAGTTCGATCAAAATTACACAGAACACAAATTTGAAAAAGAAAAAACACCTTGGCAAATTAAACCAATCTGGGTTGATAAGCAGCAATATCCACAAGAAATTCAAACTTATGCTGATTTCTTTCAATACCCCGTATCTACCGCTTTAACAGTTAGCAAAGAGAAGATAGGAGAATATAAATCAAAAATCAAAAAATTATTTGAAGATCCAAGGATCATTCTATTCCTACGCCATGTTACCAGTATTCAAGTACGCGGATTAACTAATTTTAATCGGAATGATATAGCGATTAAAAAGATCAAACAGGGAGATTGCTATCAAATTAATAGTAATGGTACTATAACAAATTGGCTCGTTCAAGACTTTAAATTTGAAGTTCCTCAAAAACTCAGAGATGACATGGAGAATGATCGGAAAGTACCTGAAAAATTAAAATCAGTCCAACAATCAAAAGTAAGTTTCGCAGCACAAATTGTTAATAATCAGTTACTAGGTGTATCCAAAAATCAATCCATTTTGTTTACTTATCTCCCTACCAATGTTCAAGACTATCAATTTCCTTTTTTGGTTAATGCTGATTTTTTAACGATAGCTAATCGTCAGAGTATTCATATTGACAATAAGTGGAATGGTTTTATTTTTGAAAAAATAGGCTATTTTATATTTGAATGGATTGCTCAATTAGCAAATCATGAGAAATATAGAGATTTTATTACAGCAATTATTCCTCCTAAATTCACAACAACAGACCCAACTATTTTACAACAAGAGTTTAACACAGGTTTTGATCTAGCTATTCAAAAGATAGCTTTTATCCCTTCAGAAGATGGAAACCGCCTACTTAAGACAAGTGAGGCGATTGTTGATGAGACTGAAATTATTAAAATTGTTTCTCCGAAAATTTTACTTTCTTACTTAGATGTTAACAGAAATTTTGTTCTTACCTCTTTACAAAATAAACAAAAAATCAAAAGTTTAAAAAATATTGAGGTATTTACCACCAAAGATTTAGCTAATTTTTTAAAAAAATCAGGAGAGTTTCGCAAATATTTAGAATCCTCTCCAGACTTTAATTTTGAATTAATTAATCATATCTATATCCTTTCTCATAACCTAAATACTGATGATCTAATTTCAGTTGATTTCATTTTAGATGAAGATAGTTGTTTAAAACAACCCCAAACTCTATATTTTCAAATCTCTGAACAAGAGAAGCAATCTCTTGGTTTTACCAAAATTCATTTTTTACATCCCGAAATCGATATAAAAATTAATCAAAATAAATTCCTTTATTCTTGGGTAAAACAATCTCTAAAAATCAATAATTTTTCAGGCTTAAGCTTCCTACGCCAACGCATTAGACAAAATCATTTAACGCCTGATTCTAACTCAGTTGACGACTTCATTGCATATACCCGCTTCATTTTTAAATATCGTAAAGAGTTAACTCAGCAAGAATTATTGAAACTTGGAGCTTTGCCTTTATTATATCAAGATTCTAAAAATAAATACTATCATATTTCAGCAAATCAATGCCACTTATCAGATTTTTATTCTCAAATGTCTATCGAACCTTTAGCAAAAATTATAGGAATAGATCGGTTTAAATTTATTATCTCAAATTATTACCAAAATTCGGATCAAGTTCAAGAATGGGAAGGTTTCTTTAAGTCTATAGGTGTTATAATTCTTGATCGTTTAGGTATTCTCAGAACAGTTATAATTCCCATGATTAAAGCGAAGGAAGTTAATGAGAAAAATACCCTTGTCTTAACTCGTTTTATTTTTGAGGTTTCCCTTCATCAACCTTTAAATGATGAAGATATTATCCATCTAATAAACTTACCATTATCAACTAATAATGGTTTAAAAGCTGCTTGTCAGTGTCAGATATTAGCCGACACTCAGCCATTAGCTGCCAATTCTTCCCTAACCAATATCTCCTCGCTAAACATACTGAGCAGTGCTTACTATCAAAACCTTGAAAAAGTTCCACAATTCAATCGATTTTTAAGTAACATAGGAGTACAATGTTTAAACGAGATTGATATTATTAAAAATAAAATAAATCAATTTGTTGACAATCCTCAATTGATAACTGCCGCTAATGCAATTAGTATTGGTCGAGAAATTTTTAACTATCGAAATCAACTTACAGAAAACGAATTTAAACAATTATCTAACTTAAATCTTCTCTTAAAAGATGGGAAATCACTAGCTAAAGCTAATTTATGTTATCTACCGCAAGAATATCGTCCAGCCCAAAATTTAGAATTGATTTATCAGGGCACAGGCTTTAGTAATTTTGTTAGTCCTCTATATCCTGAAGCTAATGAACTTGAAGAATGGAAAAAGTTCTTACATCAAATAGGTGCAGCAGAAAAAATCAAGCTCGCTATGTTTTATCCGGATCAAAAATTTACTCTAAAAGATAATAGATCTGATGAAAAATTAACTCTTTATATTAAATCATTAAAGGAAATCAATCCAAATTACACTCATATTTCAAATTGGCTTTATATTTTAGATGGAAAATATTTTAGTAATTATAACTATGCTATTCAGATGTGGAGCTATATTAATAACGATTGGAAAACCTTAAATATAAACAAAAAATCCATCTTATGGCAAAATGAAACTAAGTTAGGAGAAGTCCCATCTTTTTTCGAGTTTTATATTAGAGAAAATCCGTCTATTCCCTGCACTGATAATACTTGTCATGCTCCTTATAAAGGCGTTTATTCTAACAGTTTAAACACAGTAATTGCAGACTGTTATCCAGTCTTTGCACTAGGGATTAATTCTGAAATAGAATCTTTTTTTGGAATTAAACAAAGTCTCAATTTAGAAACTTTCCTTGTTATTCTTGAAGATATTGCGAAAAAATATCCTAATGAAAGAATAGATCAATTGAAAAGGTATAATGAAACTATAAGTTTATTAAATTATTGTCTTCGGAAAGGAGTGACTGAAGATGAACAGCAAAAGGTACAAGAATGGAGTAAAAATAAAGGAAAATTATTAGCACATAATGATCAATTTGTTTCCATTGATAAGCTTTTTTATTTAAACCCTGGCTTTGATTTACCTCCCAAAAATAATAAGAATCTAATTAACTTACAAAAATCTATTTTAGAAAGTGATGATATTCAGAATTTATTCTCAATATTTGGCATCCAGCCAATGACTAAAGATGACATGAAAGTCGTTGCTGTCAATGAGCAGCCAGATGAGATACTTCTCAATTTGATTAAAGAACGGGCAATTTTAATTGATATTTTTTTAAATCAATCTAGCTACAATAATCTTCAAGAATTTATTTGTAATCGAGTTCACCAGGTAAAATTTTGTAAAGCAGATAAAATTTTGCTGAAAATAGACAAAATAGATTATCAAGAATCAATTCCTAATCATTACGATGAACCGAACTTTAGTTTGCACTATGTAAAACGTTGGAATAGCATCAAAAATGTAAAAATAGGAGATCTTTTGCTTAAATTACTAGGTTTAAGTTCTTCTAAGATTAATAGCCAAATCTTATTACGCTTATTAGATGACGAAATAGAAGATGTGATAGAATATTTGCGGGAACACGATTGTGATTTGTCTCGATTACCCAAAAAACTCTTGGTATCAGTTAGTGAGGATTTAGAAGAAAGCAATATATTTGACAGCCAAAGGCAAGTTGAGAAAGAGTCAACTATTCCTGATCAATCTAAAGTCAGATCACCGGATGGAACAGGAGATCCAGATACGGGGATTTGGGGGGAAGAACAAGCAAGGTTATTCTATGAAAGCTTAGGATATAAGGTTAAAAAAGAAGATGACTTTTCAAGGGTTGGTTTTGATTTTACTTGCATCAAAATCTTGCCTTCATCTAAAGTTAAAAGAGTTTATTCAGAAGTCAAAACAATTAGCTATGAAACTCCCATTATTCGACTGAAGGAATATCAATGGAAATGTATGCAATCCGATAAACAGGATTATTATGAGCTTCTGATAGTAGTTCATAGGAGTAAAACGATCATTGAGATTATTCAAATTAATCCTTTATTAGCGGTTTTAAATCGACAATTACGCTCCCTGTATGCTCTATCTAAGACTGATGAAGAATACAAAAGAAACGTAGAAGTTTTGATCGGATTTCAACAAAACGAAAAAGGAGATTCGCAGGAAATACTTATAAATTGGCAAAGGTTATTCAAATCTATTAAGGATTTAGGGATTAAAATCCATCCTCAAGGAATTCCTAAAGAATAG
- the crtE gene encoding geranylgeranyl diphosphate synthase CrtE — translation MVLASEINSPLENSQFDLSAYLTQRQTLVEQALDASLPLTYPEKIYEAMRYSLLAGGKRLRPILCLATCELVGGTIEMAMPTACALEMIHTMSLIHDDLPAMDNDDYRRGKLTNHKVYGEDIAILAGDGLLSYSFEFVATQTPNVPANQVLQVIARLGRAVGAAGLVGGQVVDLDSEGLTDVSEETLTYIHTHKTGALLEACVVCGAILAGASETDIECLSRYARNIGLAFQIVDDILDITATQEELGKTAGKDLTAQKVTYPSLWGIEESKRQAQQLIADAKAELSHYGDRAIPLLAIADFITNRTH, via the coding sequence ATGGTATTGGCAAGCGAAATTAACTCGCCGTTGGAGAACTCTCAGTTTGATTTATCGGCGTATCTGACCCAACGGCAGACCCTGGTAGAACAGGCTTTAGATGCGTCTCTTCCTCTAACCTACCCTGAAAAAATCTATGAGGCAATGCGTTATTCCTTGCTGGCTGGAGGAAAGCGTCTGCGACCGATTTTGTGTCTTGCCACTTGTGAGTTAGTCGGTGGGACGATAGAGATGGCCATGCCGACCGCTTGCGCCTTAGAAATGATTCATACCATGTCCTTGATTCATGATGATCTTCCGGCCATGGATAATGATGATTATCGTCGGGGAAAACTGACGAATCATAAGGTTTATGGAGAGGATATTGCGATTTTAGCCGGGGATGGTTTATTGAGTTATTCCTTTGAATTTGTTGCCACCCAAACTCCTAATGTTCCTGCTAATCAAGTGTTACAGGTCATTGCCCGTTTAGGTCGGGCGGTGGGAGCCGCAGGCTTAGTGGGGGGACAGGTCGTGGATTTAGACTCTGAAGGATTAACGGATGTTTCCGAAGAAACCCTGACGTATATTCATACCCATAAAACTGGGGCGTTATTAGAAGCTTGTGTCGTCTGTGGCGCAATTTTAGCAGGTGCGAGTGAAACCGATATTGAATGCTTATCTCGGTATGCGCGTAATATTGGTTTGGCGTTTCAGATTGTCGATGATATTCTCGATATTACCGCTACTCAGGAGGAACTCGGAAAAACCGCCGGGAAGGATTTAACCGCCCAAAAAGTGACCTATCCCAGTTTATGGGGAATAGAAGAATCCAAACGTCAAGCCCAGCAGTTAATTGCAGACGCAAAAGCGGAATTATCTCACTATGGAGACCGGGCAATTCCCTTGTTAGCGATCGCCGATTTTATCACTAATCGCACTCACTAA
- a CDS encoding MgPME-cyclase complex family protein encodes MQTYYYVLASRQFLIKEEPLEEVLRERTRNYQENEKAIDFWLVEQPAFLEAPEMAAVKEKCPQPAVAIVSTNKQVVVWLKLRLEYVLTGEFQAPTASIPDALASLATAS; translated from the coding sequence ATGCAGACTTATTACTACGTTTTAGCCAGTCGCCAATTTTTGATTAAGGAAGAACCCTTAGAAGAAGTGTTACGGGAACGCACCCGCAACTATCAGGAAAATGAAAAGGCAATTGATTTTTGGTTAGTGGAGCAGCCTGCCTTTTTGGAAGCACCAGAAATGGCAGCCGTTAAAGAGAAATGTCCTCAACCTGCGGTCGCCATTGTTTCAACGAATAAACAAGTGGTGGTTTGGTTGAAATTGCGTTTAGAGTATGTTCTCACGGGAGAATTTCAAGCACCAACTGCGAGTATTCCCGATGCTTTGGCTTCTTTGGCAACGGCGTCTTAA
- a CDS encoding divergent PAP2 family protein, giving the protein MQDFAQILDNQVLWVALLACILAQLSKLAFELVQHGKINLRVLVTTGGMPSSHSAFVGALATGVGKTMGWGSPDFAIAVVFAVIVMYDAAGVRQAAGKQARILNQIIDEVFEEHKQLSEERLIELLGHTPFQVIVGLGLGIVIGSFAELNWPLHFIQASL; this is encoded by the coding sequence ATGCAAGATTTTGCTCAAATCCTCGATAACCAAGTGTTATGGGTCGCCCTGTTAGCCTGTATTCTAGCTCAACTGTCTAAATTAGCATTTGAGTTAGTCCAACATGGCAAAATTAATTTGCGGGTGTTAGTGACAACGGGAGGAATGCCCAGTTCCCACTCCGCTTTTGTCGGGGCTTTAGCAACGGGAGTAGGCAAAACAATGGGATGGGGAAGTCCTGATTTTGCCATTGCTGTTGTTTTTGCAGTGATTGTGATGTATGATGCCGCTGGAGTTCGTCAAGCGGCGGGAAAACAAGCACGAATTTTAAATCAAATCATTGATGAAGTGTTTGAAGAACACAAACAGTTAAGTGAAGAAAGATTAATTGAATTATTAGGTCATACCCCATTTCAAGTGATTGTCGGTTTAGGATTAGGCATTGTCATTGGTTCGTTTGCCGAATTAAATTGGCCTTTGCATTTTATCCAAGCTTCATTGTAG